DNA from Streptomyces sp. NBC_01476:
CCGCGTCATGCAGCGCCTGGCCGACCTGGAGATGCCGATCGTGGCCGCCGTGAACGGGCCGGCCACCATCCACAGCGAGTATGCCCTGATCTCCGACATCGTCATCGTCTCCGACACCACCGTCTTCTCCGACTTCCCCCACCTGACTTTCGGGATCGTCCCCGGCGACGGCATCCACATCGTGTGGGAGGAGGCCCTCGGCCTCAACCGGGCCCGCTACCTGACCATGACCCACGGTTCCTTCACCGCCGAGCAGGCCGAACGCTGGGGCGCCGTGGCCGAGGTCGTCGCCCAGGACAAGGTCCTCCTGCGCGCCCGCGAACTCGCCGAGACGCTGGCCGCGAAGCCGCAACTGCTCACCCGCTACCTCGCGGTGACACTCCGTCAGCGCATCAGCCGGCGGATCGCCGAGGGCACCCAGCTCGGCATGGCCCTGGAGGGCCTCACCGCCGCGGACCTCGCCCACCAGGGCTGACCCGATTCCCGCGGTGCGGGACGCGGGGACCGCCGGCGGGGCGGCGGACCGCGCCCGGCCGGCCCGTCTCAGTCGTGCGGGACGATGGCGACCGGGCAGACGGCGTGATGAAGGGCCGCGTGGGTGACCGGGCCGATGCGGATGACGGCGGGGGCGGGCCGCCTGCGGCGGCCGACGACCAGCAGGACCGTGCCGTCGGCCGCCTCGATCAGGCGCTGCGCCACCGGTCCGTCGACGACGGTCTCCTTCACCTCGACGCCGGGGAAGCGGGCACGCCACGGCGCGAGCATCGCGGCCAGCCCCTCCACCTGCTCGATCCGCAGCTCGCGCGCCAGCTGGGGTCCTGGCGGCGGCGCGGCGTAGCCGTACTCCCGGTGCCGGTCCCAGACGTGGAGGGCGCGCACGGTGGCGCCCCGGGCCGCCGCGGACGCGAAGGCGAAGGCGAGCGGCGGGTCGTCGGGGCGGCCCAGGTCGAGACCGACGACGACCTCCCTGCGGCCCGTTTCCCGCGCCGCGCCCTCCGCGCGGACCGCCACCACCGGCCGCTCGGAGCGCGCCGCCACATGCAGGCCCACCGAGCCCTGGAAGAATCCGTACATCTCGCCGAGGCCCCGCGAGCCGAGCACCACCATCTCCGCGGTGGCCGCCGCCTCGACCAGGACGTTCATCGGCGTGCCGGCGACCTGCCGCACGGTGATGTCCAGCCCCTGGTGACGTTCGGCGAGCTCTTTGCCGGCCTCCCGCACCTGGTTCTCCTCCCAGAAGCGCAGCCCCTCCGGTGCCGGTGAGAACTGCACATTGCTGATCGGCGCCTGCCAGACATTGAGCAGCTCGACCGGCAGGTGCCGCAGCGCCGCCTCCTCACCGGCCCACCGCGCGGCCGCAAAGCTCTCAGCGGAGCCGTCCACTCCGACCAGCACGGGGTTCGCCATCTTCGGTACCTCCTGAGACGTTGATTTCACCCATTCGTTGGGAAAGCGACCTATTAGAGCCGATTATCCCAGGTCATCCCTGGGGACGGCCAGGGCCGGTCAGTCCATGGCAGGTGCCGTTGGGCCCTGCC
Protein-coding regions in this window:
- a CDS encoding enoyl-CoA hydratase/isomerase family protein; the encoded protein is MNTQPAYFTAFENLAMERTPSGVLTVRFHTGDGPATFTGRLHTDFPRALYEIGEDRGNRVLVLTGTGDRFMTDIDGASLGDITRPAEWDRTISEGRRVMQRLADLEMPIVAAVNGPATIHSEYALISDIVIVSDTTVFSDFPHLTFGIVPGDGIHIVWEEALGLNRARYLTMTHGSFTAEQAERWGAVAEVVAQDKVLLRARELAETLAAKPQLLTRYLAVTLRQRISRRIAEGTQLGMALEGLTAADLAHQG
- a CDS encoding universal stress protein codes for the protein MANPVLVGVDGSAESFAAARWAGEEAALRHLPVELLNVWQAPISNVQFSPAPEGLRFWEENQVREAGKELAERHQGLDITVRQVAGTPMNVLVEAAATAEMVVLGSRGLGEMYGFFQGSVGLHVAARSERPVVAVRAEGAARETGRREVVVGLDLGRPDDPPLAFAFASAAARGATVRALHVWDRHREYGYAAPPPGPQLARELRIEQVEGLAAMLAPWRARFPGVEVKETVVDGPVAQRLIEAADGTVLLVVGRRRRPAPAVIRIGPVTHAALHHAVCPVAIVPHD